GAAAAGCCAAGAAAGTAGCCCTCGTCGCCTGCATGAGGCGGCTGCTCACTATCATGAACTCAATTTTAAAACATCAAAGAGCTTGGCAATATGTATAAATTAACACAGTTGCTCTCCAAACGGGTCAAACGTTTATGCAGGAATCAACTGTTTGTAAAGGGGGAAGTAAATAGAGAGGGGCTAGCGCCCCTCTCCGTCAAGCTACTCCCTATTGAGAAACACATGAGGAAAACCAAATGCAAATAATACCCTAATAAAGATACCATGGCAAAAGAGGGGCGTTATTAGCCGCCAACGGGTAATCCCGGCATGAAGACGCCGGTTATGATGCGGCGCTGATTACGGGACAACCAAAATCACGGGTTTTTGACAGACAGAGCATCAATAATCAGCGAGGCGGCTTCGTCCAGATTAAAGTGCTCCGTGTTTATCACCAAATCATAGTGCAGGGGATTTTCCAGCTCTTCCTTAAAGAACCGCTTGATAAACTCGTGGCGGGAGCTGTCAAAGCTATTGATTTCCTGCCGGGCGGCTTTCTCGTCCAGATTGCGGATGCTCATGATACGGTCCACCCGCAGCTTGAGCGGCGCCACCACCATCACGTGAAAAACACCGGGAAAGTCCTTAAGGATAAACTGGCTGCCCCGCCCCCGGATAACGATAGCATTACCGGCGGCCAGCTCTTTGACTACCGATTCCAGTCCCCTTAAATAGCTGGGGTCGTCCAGGGGTATCTGGGAGGCGGGAAGATATACCGGAATAGGCGCGCTGAGGCCTTCCGGGCTGGCGATGGGGTAAGCGTGGGCGATGGCATCGCCGATGCGTTTGAAAAAGGTGGCCGGCGGCATCTCTTTAGCCTCGATTTTCTTGCTGGTGGCATTTACCTTTTCCGCCACGCCGGCGATAATTTCCCGGTCAACATAGTCGATGTGGAGCCGTTCCGCCACCTTCTTCCCGATATCCGGCGCCCCGCTACCGAATTGCCCTCTGATAGTGATTACCGGCATCTTTCACCTCCTGCCAATGCGTTTCACGGTGTGGATCAATCATGCCTCTCCCGGGCGACACTTCCAGCATCATTATACCAGAGTAAATTCAGCCAAAGATACCCCCTGTTATTTTTAGTTATCAATGTCTTGATTATGCTATGATATTACTATCATTCAAGGAGTAATAAAATATGCTTATCGTGATGAAGAACGACGCCACCGATGAACAGGTGACCGCCGTTATCAAGGAAATAGAGAGAATGGGACTGCGCGGCGTGCCCATGCCGGGCGCTTTGCGCACCGCCGTCTGCATCATCGGGAACAAGGGGTCGGTGGACGCGACGCAACTGCTGGCCATGGATGGCGTGAAAGAAGCCATCCCGGTCACCAAGCCCTACAAGCTGGTCAGCCGCGAGACCAACCTGGAATCGTCCGTAATAACCATCGGGGAGGTGGTTATCGGGGCGGGCGAACCGGTCATCATGGCCGGGCCCTGCGCCGTGGAGAGCGAAGAACAGGCGCTGACTATCGCCGCCATCGTGAAGAAATACGGAGCCAAGGTGTTCCGGGGCGGCGCTTTCAAGCCCCGCACCTCTCCTTACGCGTTCCAGGGGATGGGGGAAAAGGGGCTTAAAATACTGGACAAGGTACGCCGCGAGACCGGACTGCTGATTATCACCGAGGCCACCGACAGCGAAAACCTGTTCGCGGTGGAAAAATACGCCGACATCATCCAGATAGGCGCGCGCAACATGCAGAACTACTCCCTGCTGCGGCTGGCCGGACAGACCAAAAAGCCGGTGCTGCTCAAGCGCGGCTTCGCCGCTACCATAGATGAATGGCTGATGGCCGCCGAGTACATCATGTCCGAGGGGAACAACCGCGTGATTCTCTGCGAAAGGGGAATACGCACCTTTTCCGACACAACGCGCAACACGCTCGACCTCAGCGCCATACCAGCCATCAAGGCGGTCAGCCACCTGCCAATCATCGCCGACCCCTCCCACGCCGCCGGAAGGCGGGACTACGTGATACCTTTATCCCGGGGGGCGATAGCGGTGGGGGCGGACGGCCTGCTGATAGAGGTACACCACGACCCCGCGCACGCCCTTTCCGACGGGATGCAGTCTTTATACCCGCACCAGTTCGAGCAGCTGATGCAGGAAATAGGCCGGCTCCAGCAGTTCCTCTAGGCCGCGCTGCCCGGAAAAACCCCAGCTAACGATCCAGCACCACGATTTGCCCGCTGATATATTTATGTCAAGCAACTGGCGGGGCGGTGCTGGGGGGTGTCGCCATCAACTGCGGCCCGGAAGTGCTGACCGCGTGATACAGCGAAGCCAACGCCAGACTGACCCACATCGTAGCGGGTATCACCCCTACGCCAAGACAAATCAACCCGGCAATCACGATGGGAATAGCCAGCAGGCCGATGAGGAATACCGTGCCGGCGTGGCCGCCGGTCATTTTCCAGCTGGCATCAATCGCCGCAGCGGCTCCCATTTTTCTATCTACCACCAGGTAAGGAACGAAAGCCAGCTTGCAGGCGATGATGATGCCGGGGACGATCAAGAGTATCAAGCCAATACCTATGAGCAGTCCCAAGAGAAAGGTGGCAGCAATAACGTTCCAGTAATTCCGGAAACCCTCAAACATGTCCCCGATATCCACTTTCTGCCCACGCGCCGCTTTCAGGTAAGCGAAGTTCATACCCATGTTCAACGGCCATAATACCAGTACAGTAAACGCCAGGGACACCAAGTTCCAATACAGCGGCATGGTATTACCTCTCCACTGCGCGATGGTCTCCGGCAGGGAAAAGGCGAAGGATATAGCCCAGGTGATTATCATAATCACCAGCAAATCTAGAAAGTGCTTCCAGAGCTGGTTCCACCCGTTGCCGTAGGCTGACCCGACGCCGGGCTGGAGCATTACCGGGGATGCGTTAGCATTACTCGGCTGTTCCATGCTTGCCTCCTTCAGTTTCAATGCGGCGAGTGTTGATTTCCGCTTGCTTAAAATAACAGTTTTACGAAGTGTTTGTCAAAGCCGGGAGGAAGGACTGTACTAACCCTTTTTCCTCTTATCCCTCTCGCTCCCCTTGCGGTCTGTCTTTCAGGTGGAGTCTTCGCTTTAACAAGGGGAATGGTAGACTGTACCAACCCCTCTTCCTCTTATCCCTCTCCCCGCTAGCAGGGAGAGGGACGATAGTTTGCAGTATAGCTAAAATCCCTCTTTAATCTCCACGTTTGCTTCGTTCATGGCAGTCCCTTTTTTAAAGTGAGAGACGAGAAAGGGAAACCCCATTTCCCAGACGCAACTGGACAAACGGACAGGATATTACCCCTCTTTACACCAGTGACAAGCGACCGTATCAGGCGTATTATTAGGAAAATAAACAGAAAAAGGAGACCAACGGTGACAACTACAGATAAAACCTACCCGGTAAACATCAGGGGGGAACTATCCTCGCCGCCACAGCGCGGCTGGTGGCTGATCAAATGGCTGCTCGGTATCCCGCACTACATTATTCTCGGCTTTCTCATGATAGCTTTCGTGTTCGTGGCCTTTATCGCCTTCTGGGCCATCCTGTTCACCGGGAAATATCCAAAAGGGTTGTTCAAGTTCAACACCGGCGTGCTGCGCTGGTGGTGGCGCGTATCTTTTTACAGCTACGGCGCCCTGGCGACGGACAAGTACCCGCCGTTCAGCCTAGACCCCGACCCCAATTATCCCGCCGACCTGGAAATACCCTATCCGGAAAAGCTATCCAAGGGACTGGTGCTGGTAAAGTGGTGGCTGCTGGCCATCCCGCATTACATCATCGTGAGCGTTTTCACCAGCGGCCCGGCCTGGCAAACGCAGGGCTGGGACTATACAGTAAATAACCAGGTCCATCACATGGGCGGGTGGCAGGCAAGCTGTGGCGGGCTGATATTTATCGTGGCTATTTTTGCCGGCGTTTTTGTGCTGTTCACGGGACGGTATCCGAAAGACCTGTTCAAACTGGCTATGGGGTTCAACCGCTGGGCGATACGCGTGGGGGCTTACGCTTCACTGATGACGGATGCCTACCCGCCCTTCCGCCTCTGGGACGACTAAGGCATTTTCTGGCATCTGGGACAGAGGTAGGTGCCGCGGCCGCGCACCACAATGCGCTCGATGGCGGCGCCGCACCTGGGGCATCTCTTGCCGGTACCGTGAGCGACGTTAAATTCAGCGTGGGCGGTGCCGGCATCACCGTCCGGGCGGATATAGTTACGGACGCTGGCGCCGCCCCTTTTCAGGGCTTTGCGCAACACCAAGAGAATAGCATCGTAGAGTCGGTCAACTTCAGCTTTGGTCAGGCTTTGCGCCGGCCGCACCGGATGGATGCCGGCCGCGAACAGGGCTTCGTCCGCATACATGTTACCGATACCGGCGATGACAGCCTGGTCCAGGATTACAGCTTTGACCGGGGCCGTCCGGCCACGTAACAGAGCGGCTAATACAGCGGGAGTAAAATCATCGTCCAGGGGTTCCGGCCCCAGCTTCTTTAAAACGGCGGAAGCGTCTTTTTCCAGCCACATGCGGCCGAACTTCCGGGGGTCGCGGAAATACACGTCAACACCTTTATCCAGGTGCAAGACAGCGCGGGCAAACCTGCCGTCACCGGGGTTGACCAGCAAAGAGCCGGTCATTTTCATGTGCATCACCAGCAGCTCGCCGCTATCAAGGTGAAAAAAGAGGTACTTGCCCCGCCGGGTAATTTCCGTTATCTTACGCCCCACCACCCTCTCCCGGAACGCGGCCACGGACGGCTGCTTGACGATCCTGTCCCAGGCGATGTCCACGCTTTCAATAGTCCGCCCCAAGACGTGCGGCAGCAGCTCGTTCTTAATCGTTTCTACTTCAGGCAGCTCCGGCATGTTTACTCCTTACGGATAAGTAACCCGCCTCCGCCAAGGCTGCGGCGGGCAAGCAAGTGACAAGTAACAAACCCCACCGCTGGATTCCCGATCAGGTCGGGAATGACAGTGAGGCTAAAATCCCCTCTTATCCCTTCCGATTTCATCGGAATCTTCGACTTTATGAAAGGGGGAAAATTAATTATTTCATTTCTCCCCAGTTTTTGCCGGACTTAGTATCCACTTTCAGCGGGACGCTTAAAGCGACAGCGGAGTCCATGACATCGGACACGAGCCGGTGCATCAGTTCCATCTCGCCGTCCGGCACTTCAAAGACAAGCTCATCATGAACCTGGAGCAGCATTTTACTGGCGAGCCCGCGTTTGGCCATTTCGCGGTAGAGGTTAATCATAGCGACTTTGATAATATCAGCGGAGGTGCCCTGCACCGGCATGTTAATGGCCATGCGCTCGGCCGACTCCCGCACCTGGCGGTTGGCGGAATTGATATCCGGGATATAGCGCCGGCGGCCCAATAACGTTTCCACGTAGCCGTCCTTACGCGCTTTTTCCTTAGTGCCGTCCAGGTATTGCCGCACGCCGGGGTATTTCTCAAAATAGGCTTTAATGAACTTCCCCGCATCCTCGCGGGAAAGCTCGGTGGCCTGCTCCAGACCGTAGTCGCTCATGCCGTAGATAACCCCGAAGTTGACCGTCTTGGCAAAGCGGCGCATGTCTTTGGTCACATCCCCCTTTTCTACCCCGAAAAGCAGGGAAGCCGTGGCGGCGTGGATATCCTCATCGTTACGGAAGGCGTGCAAAAGCTCCTCGTCCTGGGAAAGATGGGCCAGCACGCGCAGGTCTATCTGGGAATAGTCCCCGGCCAGCAGGTTCATCCCCGGCGCGGCGATAAACGCCTGCCGCACCTGCCCCCCCAACTCCCCCCGCACCGGAATGTTCTGCATATTGGGGTCGGAGGAAGAAAGGCGCCCGGTGGAGGTGCGGGTCTGGTTAAAGCTGGTATGGATGCGGCCAGTCTTGGGGTTTACCAACTCCGGCAGGGTATCTATATAGGTGGACTTAATCTTGGTGAGCTGGCGGTACTCCAAGACTAATTTGGCGATGGGATATTGCGGCACCAGAGTTTCCAGAATGGACGCCTCCGTGGAATACTTGTCTTTACCCCGGCGCACCGCCGCTATCTGGAACTTATCGGCCAGGACTTTGCCCAACTGGGCGGGCGAGTTGATATTGAACTCGTGGTCAGCTTCAGTATAAATCTGACCTTCCAACACCTTGATCTGCTCACCAAGGGCGGCGGACATCTCCTTAAGCATGGCCGTGTCCACGGCCACGCCATTTCTTTCCATGAGGAGCAAGATGGGCACCAGCGGCATCTCGACATCCGTAAAGAGCTTCATCAAACCCTGCTTTTGCAGCTCCGGAACAAAGATATCCGCCAGCCGCAGGGTCATATCAGCGTCAGCGGCGGCGTAGGCGGTGGCAAGTTTGATGTCCACCTGGGCCATGGTTACCTTTTTAGCGCCCTTGCCGATGAGGTCTTCTATAGGGGTCATCTGAACGCCTATCTTACTTAAAGCCAGAGCTTTCAGCCCGATGGAGTTTTCTCCCAGCAGGTGAGCGGCAATCATAGTGTCCGTGGCAAGGCCGTTGACGGTAATACCCTGCTCCCCCAGCACCATCATGTCAAACTTGGCATTGTGCGCCAGCTTAGCGATTTTCTCGTCCTCAAATACGGGGCGGAGCCGGTCAATGACCTGATGCAGCGGAAGCTGCTGTATCTCGTCAAGCAGGACATGCCCCACCGGGATGTAATAGGCCGTACCCGGCTCCACCGCCAGGGAGATGCCGACCAGCCGGGCCGTCATGGCGTTCAGGCCGGTAGTCTCCGTATCAAAAGCGAAGGAGGCGGCGGCGGAGAGGCGGCCCACTAATGCGTCCAGTTCCGCCGTGTCAGCGACGGTACGGTAGTCACCCTGCACCGGGGTAG
This genomic interval from Dehalococcoidales bacterium contains the following:
- a CDS encoding cytidylate kinase-like family protein, yielding MPVITIRGQFGSGAPDIGKKVAERLHIDYVDREIIAGVAEKVNATSKKIEAKEMPPATFFKRIGDAIAHAYPIASPEGLSAPIPVYLPASQIPLDDPSYLRGLESVVKELAAGNAIVIRGRGSQFILKDFPGVFHVMVVAPLKLRVDRIMSIRNLDEKAARQEINSFDSSRHEFIKRFFKEELENPLHYDLVINTEHFNLDEAASLIIDALSVKNP
- the aroF gene encoding 3-deoxy-7-phosphoheptulonate synthase — protein: MLIVMKNDATDEQVTAVIKEIERMGLRGVPMPGALRTAVCIIGNKGSVDATQLLAMDGVKEAIPVTKPYKLVSRETNLESSVITIGEVVIGAGEPVIMAGPCAVESEEQALTIAAIVKKYGAKVFRGGAFKPRTSPYAFQGMGEKGLKILDKVRRETGLLIITEATDSENLFAVEKYADIIQIGARNMQNYSLLRLAGQTKKPVLLKRGFAATIDEWLMAAEYIMSEGNNRVILCERGIRTFSDTTRNTLDLSAIPAIKAVSHLPIIADPSHAAGRRDYVIPLSRGAIAVGADGLLIEVHHDPAHALSDGMQSLYPHQFEQLMQEIGRLQQFL
- a CDS encoding YciC family protein, encoding MEQPSNANASPVMLQPGVGSAYGNGWNQLWKHFLDLLVIMIITWAISFAFSLPETIAQWRGNTMPLYWNLVSLAFTVLVLWPLNMGMNFAYLKAARGQKVDIGDMFEGFRNYWNVIAATFLLGLLIGIGLILLIVPGIIIACKLAFVPYLVVDRKMGAAAAIDASWKMTGGHAGTVFLIGLLAIPIVIAGLICLGVGVIPATMWVSLALASLYHAVSTSGPQLMATPPSTAPPVA
- a CDS encoding DUF4389 domain-containing protein; its protein translation is MTTTDKTYPVNIRGELSSPPQRGWWLIKWLLGIPHYIILGFLMIAFVFVAFIAFWAILFTGKYPKGLFKFNTGVLRWWWRVSFYSYGALATDKYPPFSLDPDPNYPADLEIPYPEKLSKGLVLVKWWLLAIPHYIIVSVFTSGPAWQTQGWDYTVNNQVHHMGGWQASCGGLIFIVAIFAGVFVLFTGRYPKDLFKLAMGFNRWAIRVGAYASLMTDAYPPFRLWDD
- the mutM gene encoding bifunctional DNA-formamidopyrimidine glycosylase/DNA-(apurinic or apyrimidinic site) lyase yields the protein MPELPEVETIKNELLPHVLGRTIESVDIAWDRIVKQPSVAAFRERVVGRKITEITRRGKYLFFHLDSGELLVMHMKMTGSLLVNPGDGRFARAVLHLDKGVDVYFRDPRKFGRMWLEKDASAVLKKLGPEPLDDDFTPAVLAALLRGRTAPVKAVILDQAVIAGIGNMYADEALFAAGIHPVRPAQSLTKAEVDRLYDAILLVLRKALKRGGASVRNYIRPDGDAGTAHAEFNVAHGTGKRCPRCGAAIERIVVRGRGTYLCPRCQKMP
- the polA gene encoding DNA polymerase I, translating into MFDGNAIIHRAYHALAGTKYRPARVLTVSKTGEVVGAVYGFAQMLLKVLNDLKPTHIAVAFDKKGPTFRHDMFEDYKAHRPPMPEDLAGQFGRVMELVRSFNIPIFEIDKFEADDVLGTLSRQAEAQDVDTVIVTGDADTMQLVTPRVKILYPKGGGTLADAILFDAEEVKKKFGVGPEHVADYKAMVGDPSDNIPGIPGIGEKTAVKLISQFGGVENVYQHLDEVTPPKVRETLRKGAGDAKRSKTLATIVTDTPVTLNLDECRVGLYNQPKVADFFRSLEFFSLIPKLPGAAGGTAPVEVKTTPVQGDYRTVADTAELDALVGRLSAAASFAFDTETTGLNAMTARLVGISLAVEPGTAYYIPVGHVLLDEIQQLPLHQVIDRLRPVFEDEKIAKLAHNAKFDMMVLGEQGITVNGLATDTMIAAHLLGENSIGLKALALSKIGVQMTPIEDLIGKGAKKVTMAQVDIKLATAYAAADADMTLRLADIFVPELQKQGLMKLFTDVEMPLVPILLLMERNGVAVDTAMLKEMSAALGEQIKVLEGQIYTEADHEFNINSPAQLGKVLADKFQIAAVRRGKDKYSTEASILETLVPQYPIAKLVLEYRQLTKIKSTYIDTLPELVNPKTGRIHTSFNQTRTSTGRLSSSDPNMQNIPVRGELGGQVRQAFIAAPGMNLLAGDYSQIDLRVLAHLSQDEELLHAFRNDEDIHAATASLLFGVEKGDVTKDMRRFAKTVNFGVIYGMSDYGLEQATELSREDAGKFIKAYFEKYPGVRQYLDGTKEKARKDGYVETLLGRRRYIPDINSANRQVRESAERMAINMPVQGTSADIIKVAMINLYREMAKRGLASKMLLQVHDELVFEVPDGEMELMHRLVSDVMDSAVALSVPLKVDTKSGKNWGEMK